Proteins from a genomic interval of Scomber japonicus isolate fScoJap1 chromosome 10, fScoJap1.pri, whole genome shotgun sequence:
- the LOC128366025 gene encoding C-reactive protein-like produces MEFLVLLMMVTACAARPQDLTGKMFTFPQETNTAHVRLTTSRQVLSAVTVCFRSFTDLRRVHSFFSLATTSVFNDFLISRNTANNELEVWVRDKPALIGGHDYKLNTWHSICSTWDSASGLAQLWLDGKPSSRKFVSSGSNINGPIIIVLGQDQDSYGGGFDSTQSFVGMMSDVHMWDYVLSPCEIQNYVKESLSTSGNVLNWKALEFQTIGRVLVEDKQICH; encoded by the exons ATGGAGTTTTTGGTTCTCCTGATGATGGTGACAGCCTGTGCTGCCAGACCTCAAG ATCTGACTGGTAAAATGTTTACCTTCCCACAAGAAACCAACACAGCTCATGTAAGACTGACTACATCAAGACAGGTTTTGAGTGCTGTAACCGTCTGTTTCAG GTCGTTTACAGACCTCAGGAGAGTCcactcttttttctctttggcCACAACATCTGTTTTCAATGACTTCCTCATTTCGAGGAACACTGCAAACAATGAGCTTGAAGTGTGGGTAAGGGATAAGCCTGCACTAATTGGAGGGCATGACTACAAGCTGAACACATGGCACTCTATCTGTTCAACATGGGACTCTGCGTCTGGACTGGCGCAGCTGTGGTTAGATGGAAAACCCTCCAGTAGGAAATTCGTCAGCTCTGGATCAAACATCAACGGACCCATTATAATTGTTTTAGGACAG GACCAGGATTCCTATGGTGGAGGGTTTGACAGTACGCAGTCGTTTGTTGGCATGATGTCTGATGTCCACATGTGGGACTACGTCCTTTCCCCCTGTGAGATACAGAACTACGTTAAGGAATCACTTTCCACCTCAGGAAATGTGCTCAACTGGAAGGCGCTGGAGTTCCAGACCATAGGAAGAGTGCTGGTAGAAGATAAACAGATCTGTCACTAA